In Aedes albopictus strain Foshan chromosome 3, AalbF5, whole genome shotgun sequence, the genomic window gaagcaattcttgaaaaactcccggagaaattcccgaggaacttcaggatGAACTCCCATGGAACTTCTGTCGGAACTcccgaagaactcatggaggaattccgaggaactccagaaggaattcccgaggaactcccagaggaattcccaaagaacttctggaataaaatcccaagaaactcctcgaagaattccaaGGAGCACACgaaagatttttctaggaactcctggagaaattttagaggttctcatgaaggaattcctgaggttattcttgaggaactcctgaagaattctttggcaaactcctggaggaatttccgaggaactcatagaggatttCCCGAAGCGCTTCCGGAAGATTTctcgagggaatcctggaggaattcctaaggaacacctgaaggaattccagagaagctcctaatggaattctcgaggaacacctaaaggaattttcgaggaacttttggaggaattcccgaagaacttccgtAGAAACTGCCttgcaactcctggaagaattcactaggaaatcccggaggagttatcgaggaactcctaaaggaattctcgagcaacacctaaaggaattctcaaggaacttcccaaggaacttctgaaggaattcctgaggatctcccAAAGATATTTtcggcaaactcctggaagaggtcctgaaggattcctaaaaaatcctgtaggaatttacgTGGAAaacctggaagagttccagagaaaatctttaggaatttctgaaggaatctcgataaaatcctgaaggaattcctgtggagctCAGGATCCTGAAATATAAAAGTCATAAAATTTTCCTTCTCGCTAGCGTCTGGTAGCAAAACATCTTTTACGGAACGATCCATAAACTGTGTACCCttgcctttcaaaaaaaaaaaaaactttgccgaaaccatctTTGTAAGTGCTtccatattcctgaaggaatctcctcgagattccaaagggaatcttcacgagatttcaAGAGgagtctccacgagattccacaaCAAATCTCCGCGAGATTGCAGTGGGGAAGCTCCAAAAGATTCAGAGataaatctccacgagattccgaagggcaTCTCCACCAGTTTCCAGGAATAATCTCCAAGAGGTTGCCAAAGAAATCCCtacgaaatttcaggaggaatctccaagggATTTCCAGGGGAACCTCTACAAGATACCTAGAGGAATGTCGATGATGTTTCAGGAGAATAAATCTCCACAATCTTGACCAGAGATGGCGTGCTCATGTACGAACTGTGACAAGCAAAACCTTGAACAACACCATatactctacacacgactttcaacgagtgGGTTGCATACAAAAGAACGGGTTGAAAATTTGCAAAAGCAAGCGAAGAAACCAACTtccaagtaatcaggattctgagatatacaaGTAATAAAATTTGAGTACACAATCAAAACCGTGAAAGGAACGGCCCATCAACTGTAAACCCTTGGCTTTTGAAATACTTCACCAAAGAAACCATATTTCCAAATACTTTCATATTCCTGGTACACTACGAGCACAAGAGAGTcatattgaaagataaaactgatGTAGATCTAGTTGTTCTATACTAACAACGAAGACGTAAAAATGTAGTAACAAACAATACAAAACACTATTCTAAAGTCTGCAACCCTCCATGGTGCAGGTATATTGAAAGAAAACACTGCTTAAGCATTGGCGTAGGCAGAGGGGGGGGggcagaaatttttcatgactttatatatgaaaataagaaaaaaaaatctgaaaaccactgtcgtggtaacgaacatagatctataatagacattaatttggcataatatgtgcttaaattgacagttattggagacgattctcaacttgtcactctttacaagatcattgttcaaaatggtctatgtaattagttagttttgtttggaaatattctaATTTTATAAATTGCAATACTTTGtacattttctttttaaaacgCTGAGAAAtttaatctaaatgataatttccaggaattcctttgatgggtatctttaagaattttgaattttctagcagcattactgtaaaatatggttaagtgcttctttgtggaattcaactatcatgtgggaaaaaaaatctggttgaatttgcaatggaattccagcaaaagtttttgaattcctagtgagaatagatgtacgtagctgaagcgtaaacgcaagtgtattcattaaaaccatgctggaggtgattactagtcggtcactattaatttcttttatttcgtgggccaggggtatttttgcgtctatcaaaaaacgcacaaattcaaatggtcattgaggaagttttaatatatttaaaagctggtgctgcaagatgtaatcgtaagtttgaaggtattcatgattggacttgtaaaagacttggtattcatgagataattgtgaaagaattcctggatgacttcttggagaatttcttggcttctatgtccctctaaaattatctaaaagaatttcaatacaaatcgctggaggaattcctctagaaatccttcaaataattcaaaaaatctacaagtaatcctaaaaaaaccctggggttaatccctgaaaaacattatgaacggaatactgtaattttttaactaaccgctgaagaaatttttaaaaaaatcccgagagaaattccggaagaaatcattacaagaattctcggagcaatacctgcaggaatccctggagtaatttgtgaaagtatacctggaggaatccgaaaagcaattatgctaggaatttcaggaaaaaatttttgaagaatccgcatcagaaatcccttggaggaatttctggatgcattcctggaggaatccttagaggaattcttcaagaagtcacaggaggagttcctagatgtatttctggaggatatccgggagaaccttctgcaaaaattccatgcggaatctctggaaaagttcctggactaatgcttgGAGCATTAGGgaatttttattatcgtacaaattggtatgaagtttctgaaggttaatgaaattaggtagggatcatatatatttgaaaaactaaattgaaaaaaaatcagggtcgcctaattttccggaaaactccagtgaaaatcaaacattttccacagccaccacctactttgaaaaatcatagaacgaagcatcataggcacatttttttgtgaaatcataagcaaattttctcaacaattccaagatggatttctggaggaaatcctagaaatttttttggacaaattcctggcgaattccctggaaaagttaatggattgattgattgatttgtcttttttaaagagactttcagcccttggctccaaagttaatggataaatttctgaaggaggcatccctggagaagttcctggagtaatgcctggagcattagagaaaattctgatgaaattccaagataaatttctagaagaattcccagaggaatttctggaggaattccaggaggaattcttgcaggaattccaggaggaattcttggaggaatctcacggaagaatccttagagaaatccctgcaggaatttctggtatattcttggaggaattcctggtggaatttctagaagaacccgtgaaataactcctttctagaggaatccgtggagttgaaattcatggatttattcctagaggaaacctgaaagaatttccggaggaatcccttggaaaaattcctatagaatttcctgaagaatctcctgaaagaatatcggaagcaatctctaaaggatttcctgcaaaaattcctggaggaatgctgcaggaatttccgaagaaattcctggagggattcctggatcaatttctgaagaaagtacctacggtaaatcttggtggaatttcttgaggagcccctggagacactgcggtagtaatttctaaggaattcccagaggaattcctatatgaattcctgaaggactttctgaaggaattcctggagtatttctgaagaaacctcataaagaattcccgcaaaattgcttagagaaaattctacaaaaattcttgaaggaatccctggagatattctttgaaagaaccctggagaaatccctgaaacaaatttctggaggaaccttaggagggattcctggaggaacttccggacaagttccaggtggaatttcaggaggaattgctggacaaatctttataggaaattttgggaaaattctatggaactattcatggatgaattccaagaggaatcccttaatcaattctttgaggtatccttcaatgaattcctggaagaatccatggaggaagaatttctggaggaatccatgaaataattcctggaggaatgtgtagaggaaacctcggagaagaaattcctggattaattcttgggggaaacactggaaggatttctagaggaattcctggaacaattcctgaaggaattgctgtacaaatttccgaagaaattcctggaggaattcctggatccattcctgaataaattaccgaaagtattcctgaagaaatacctggggtaatttttggtgaaattcgtggtagaactcctggaggagtccctggagaaatgcctggatgaaatcctggaagaatgccaggaggaatacctggaataattgttgaataaattccagaaagaatatgtggggaaatttttaaaggaatccctataggatttcctggaggattcctgaaaaaatatttgaaggaattcctagagatatctcaggaggaaatcattcaggaatcccaggaagaattattggaatttttcttggataaactccgggaggaattcttggggtaatttctaaatgaatccctggaggactttctagataaattcttggagaaattgcggtagtaatttctgaaggaatcctggattaatgcctggaggaatccctatagaaatctctggaagaacttctggagtaatgcctggagtaacccctggataaattcctggagacatgcctgtatcaattcctggaggaatctctcgagaaattccttaagaaatccctggaggataccctggggaatttcctttaaaaatccctggagaaattcctggactaatgcctggagtaatctctggatacatttctagatgagtacctggtggagttttcagaagaattctgggagcaatctagtggagtttggagtttttagaagaacttccgaagcaatctctagatgaattgctggagaaatcccgggatgagtccatggagaaactcccaggagacatttctaaagaaacctcttgaaaaattcctagaggaatccttagagaaattcttggaagaatccctgggaaaattctttgaaaaatccctggaggaatccctgaagcaatttctagagaaacctcaggaggaatgcctggaaagttctggataaattccttgcggaatcccaggaagaattcttagattaatctgtaaaggaatttttgtggaaattccttggaactatcccttgaatgaattcctggaggaatctcgagagaaattctggaagcagttaatggaggaatttctgaagaaattccgaaagaaatttctgaagaaattccaagagaaacttctgaagaaactccaagagaaagttctggaggaattcccagaggaatttttggaggaattccaggaggaattcctgaaggaattgcggtagtaatttccgaaggaattcctataggagttcctggatcaattcttggaggactttctgaagggattcttggggtaatacttaagtaacctcttgaggaattcttggaggcatcattagaggaatttctagagaattacttggaagaatccctgggggaattcttgcaaaaaaaacctggaggaatccctgaaacaatttctgggagaacctcaagagcaattcctggacaaatctctataggaaatcttggtgaaaatccgtggaactattcatggaagaactgcaggaggaatccctaaatgaatatcttgagaatccctgaatgaattcctggaagaatctctagaggaattctggaaggaatccatggagaaatttctgaaggaattcctggaaaaatttttagaggaattcagaaaggaatttctggtggagttccaggaggattttctggaggaattactgcaggaatcatcaatggaattcctggagggatccatgaaataaatcctggaggaatgtgcagagaaaaccctagagaagaaattcctggaagaattttcggagaaattcatggaagaattcctggatccaaacttgaataaattcctggagtaattcctgaggaaatacctggggtaatacctggagaaattcttggtagaactcttgcagaagtctctggagaaatgcctgaatgaaatcctagaggcatgccagcaagaatacctggaataattcttgaaaaaaatccgggaggaatttccgaaggagttcctggaggaatctcaagattcattcctgatgaaatacaaaggtcgatttctgagggaattacaagaggattttctgaagaattctcaggggaaatattgaagaaaccgctgaaattcttgaggaaatcctgaaatcctggattaattcctgcgggagtttctgaaggaatcccaataagagttctcctagaaatgtttaaaataatctcggaattcgtttttgtaagaataacagaagaaatgttttgaggttatggctttcagtcttggaagaaaaactcaaaaacggattgttaagtcttcatccgacgtttcggtcactatattgtgcctttctaaaggatttaactatgctccgttctctcgtaacataggcccacagcataggccaaatTTTGTCCCAGACGAAACGTATCGTCTGTCGCCtgtggcctatgctgtgggcctatgttacgagagaacggagcatagttaaatccttgagaaatgcacaatatagtgaccgaaacgtcggatgaagacttaacaatccgtttttgagtttttcttccaagactgaaagccataacctcaaaacataagatcaacagtcgattccttaagaaagtttaacagaagaaatttccggtgaatccctggaggaactcttgaagtaatttctgaagaaacccgatgaggaatcccggaaacaagccccattaggaactctttatggaatctcagaagagctttcttagcgaatacctggaagaattttttttaggaatattcccggataaaaaaatgaagaaatcaatgtctgcagtaattgttgaaggaatactaggatccctagaggagcagacctggtgggatggttagaacacttgactatcacgccgaggacctgggatcgaatcacactcccgacaaactcgcaaaatgtgagttcttccttcggaagggaagtaaagcgtgggtcccgagatgaactagcctagggctaaaaatctcgttaatacacataaaaaaactaggatccctaaaggttttttgtacaaaattttcaagcaattcttggagtgttttttaagaatctctaagaaaaattttctaaaagaatttctggaatacattcctgcagaaatacttcgaatcattccggatgtaattattggagcaatctctagtggaattttggaaggcatagggtatcgggatgcttcgttggcatagtcccctcattcggcctatcttaacgttaaccaaaaactcaaacaaacacgcataactggagatcggaaaagctatgcgccacacaactgtaacatttcgtttcaattttagcattttggagcattaaaattgaatgaaaatgtcactttgtttagcttttgtagacgccatgattcttcggcttagtgggtagtctatatacatgatcataaatggcctgattctggaacatttcgaattgacttttcgataactgaacattttatgcgacggtcaaagacgctatcatgatcttgtatatttgttttcaaagaaaaataactattttacaaattaaatgtgggccgaatattgaggacatttttttcactatgtacccaaatcttggcccatcagtaaagtgacgtcaataacaccgaaaaagtgacgtcaaccacattgcttgcgattgaaccagaaagaacgaacgggaagaaagattttgtgtgcggtgactgttaaaatataacacaaaaatggagttgcattgttttcgttactaaattaagaaaaaactttAGTTTGAGTTATTTCTTTATAGTaatgtgaaaatttggctccgaaaatgtaatttgaaagcaagattggtgaacaaacagtgataatacttcagcagaaatattaaaaaatatagaataagtggttctagcgtttggaaagcaataggccaacgttgtatccactaataggccaatttttgtaccgtagaccaacgttgcataacatcgcatcgaatcttttcaacgtagttaagtaagttcttgaatatttatgctagtttacttccaattgcagaaacatgcactgcctagagtgcgtgatagagtgaagacatcatttatactgctattaattcacgagttatggtcaaaattgtcaaggcagctggcatattaggccaaggaacggtacacataccctatatggagatatccctgtagaaatctctgaatacctgcaaaaataccttaaaggatctctggagaaattcctgaaggaaacttcgaaaacagcactggaacaattactggaggaacctctaaagatatcccaggacaaatccccgaaaaaatgtctagtggaatccctggatgaattcttgattgaatttctggaagaagccatgatggaatcattgaattaagctatggaaaaaattcttggaggaattgttcgtactcatatagtttacaaaactatgaacaaatctgaaacagtcattttgattgctcaaaactacaatactgatttgcatatttacttatcgggcgcccatcccgcttaaaattcatctcaagttaggcccccccccccccctgggccccctccaggaaaaaatcctagtaacGCCAATGCTTGTCATCATTAGTGGATCCGGAATGTGGGCTGTGTACGTCTTGGAAAATCCTGaatagaatctcttgaggaatgttGGAtagagttactggaggaatctccaaaagaactcCTAGATGACTCATAAGTAAACCGCTCAAAGAATCTTATATAGAAGGTAGAAAGTATTCCTAGAACAATCGTAGAACTGTATGAGCCATGCTAGAAGTAGTAATGCTAAACTCATAGAGAATTACTATGTGGATTCTACAGCAAAAAAGAATATTTTTCTTGATTACCCtgttctaaacaaaaaaaaaactgtataaaAAAGCATTAGTGTAATGCACATATATTTATTTATACTATCAATAAGTTCTggcaaaaaaaatcaatgataacTTTATGCAAGTGGAACTTCGATACAATACATTTTGTTAATCTTGCGAATGTCTTTGATGCTTAAAGTTTCTCGCTGTCCAAGCTCAATGTCCTCATgctaaaatgaaacaaaaaaaaatgttttgtaagtACCCAAAAGAACCTAGTTGAACCGCCCATACTAACCAGAGGAACAATCGTATGCCCTCCCGTAGCGGTGAATGCCAACCCACTGCGGTGCAGAATGCTTTCGTAGTCGTAGGTCATTCCGAAGTCATTGAAGCCGTCAACTTTGTCGAAGTTCGGTATCTCGTTGCTGACCACATTGTTTAGCTGAATTTTCACATACAGATCGCGATCCGGACGGCTATCCGGATGGATGAACCCGAGCAGGTGCATCAACTGGTGCAGTACGGCTCccttctggatgcaacctcgggGATCCAGGTTCATCTGTTGCTGGCCACCCTGCATTCCCAGCGAGGACCAACATCCCGAAGCTTCCCTAGTGATGAGGACGAAGTTATGGTGGTGGTCCTGTTTCGGGGTGAACCTAACGCAGCTGGCATCCTGAATGACTTGCATGGCATCCGTTACGATGGCCTGTTGATTCACAACTGTAGAGAAGATGTAAACCATTAGAATCACGTAAGGTGCACTGGGGTAAGTAGAAACGGGTGTAGTAAGATGAAATAGCAGGATAACGTGATGTTGTCTAGTCATTATAAtcaatttgaatgtcataacacacAGTTTCTGAATCAATCAATCTttcggttgaaaaaaaaaatacaaattgtattgaaatccctTCAAAATTTGCCCCGGTTTACCTTATCGATGTAAATCAAAGCTCACTTATTTGAAAACTTCTTCGAACATTGAAACATACAAAAAAGCATTAAGTGCCCCACCCAATGCATACGTTTACTTGTACGTGACAGTAGTTTCacagatttcccatgggaaattgtaaaaaaaaatgcaaacctcgacggaagGGACGTTATATGTTTCGGCTTTATGGTGGGGGATAAAAACTTACGATTTTAATAAGGCATTTTAACAATCGATAGCAGATTAATGAGGcgcccgatttgaatgtggtcttcggcaaagttgtagctgataaagtagcctagtagtaccaagggtcaactaacactctagggtacttggggaaatgctacggtcaattgaatgaaaaacgtccttgccccatagtaattcccacacaaactttgaagagcactttaaattttcaaccaaatcagctcattttttgggagaaggcttagaatctggttacgaatcgaataagcggtgtggagcaaaaacgattttttgaaccacgctagtatctatcgatcgggcttcatgagaaaaagggtagagggtcatggtaggtagtagggtagcgggtagggtaaacgatggagcagacggtcgggaagagggtttgggtgaaggatagag contains:
- the LOC109424662 gene encoding zinc metalloproteinase nas-14 — encoded protein: MKNLTVGALLLVVCAAVVNGLHYHPYEEISGLRDGDLLVKSDPTGLADHRENPSRWPDSTVPYLFDGSFVVNQQAIVTDAMQVIQDASCVRFTPKQDHHHNFVLITREASGCWSSLGMQGGQQQMNLDPRGCIQKGAVLHQLMHLLGFIHPDSRPDRDLYVKIQLNNVVSNEIPNFDKVDGFNDFGMTYDYESILHRSGLAFTATGGHTIVPLHEDIELGQRETLSIKDIRKINKMYCIEVPLA